A window of the Saccharomyces eubayanus strain FM1318 chromosome II, whole genome shotgun sequence genome harbors these coding sequences:
- the ARO1 gene encoding pentafunctional protein ARO1p — MVELARVPILGNDIIHVGYNIHDHLVETIIKHCPSSTYVICNDTNLSKVPYYQQLVLEFKAALPEGSRLLTYVVKPGETSKSRETKAQLEDYLLVEGCTRDTVMIAIGGGVIGDMIGFVASTFMRGVRVVQIPTSLLAMVDSSIGGKTAIDTPLGKNFVGAFWQPKFVLVDIKWLETLAKREFINGMAEVIKTACIWNAAEFTRLESNASVFLNVVNGAKNIKVTNQLTNEIDEISNTDIEAMLDHTYKLVLESIKVKAEVVSSDERESSLRNLLNFGHSIGHAYEAILTPQALHGECVSIGMVKEAELSRYFDILSPTQVARLSKILVAYGLPVSPDEKWFKELTLHKKTPLDTLLKKMSIDKKNEGSKKKVVILESIGKCFGDSAQFVSDEDLRFILTDETLVYPFKDIPANQEKVVIPPGSKSISNRALILAALGQGPCKIKNLLHSDDTKHMLTAVHELKGATISWEDNGETVVVEGHGGSTLSACADPLYLGNAGTASRFLTSLAALVNSTPNQKYVVLTGNARMQQRPIAPLVDSLRANGTKIDYLNSEGSLPIKVYTDSVFQGGRIELAATVSSQYVSSILMCAPYAKEPVTLALVGGKPISKLYVEMTIKMMEKFGINVEASTTEPYTYYIPKGHYVNPSEYVIESDASSATYPLAFAAMTGTTVTVPNIGFESLQGDARFARDVLKPMGCKVTQTATSTTVSGPPKGTLKPLKHVDMEPMTDAFLTACVVAAVSHDDDPKSSNTTTIEGIANQRVKECNRILAMATELAKFGVKTTELPDGIQVHGLNSINDLKVPSDSTGPVGVCTYDDHRVAMSFSLLAGMVNSQNKCDEAVXPVRILERHCTGKTWPGWWDVLHSELGAKLDGAEPLEYSSKKNSKKSVVIIGMRAAGKTTISKWCAAALGYKLVDLDELFEQQHGNQTVKQFVVDNGWEKFREEETRIFEEVIQNYGDDGYVFSTGGGIVESPESRKALNNFASSGGYVLHLHRDIEETIIFLQSDPSRPAYVEEIREVWNRREVWYKECSNFSFFAPHCSEEAEFQALRRSFGKYIATITGTREVKIPCKRSAFVCLTFEDLTEQAEKLTPICYGCEAVEVRVDHLANYSVDFVSKQLSILRKATESIPIIFTVRTKKQGGNFPDEEFKSLRELYDIALKNGVEFIDLELTLPTAIQYEVINKRGNTKIIGSHHDFQGLYSWDDAEWENRFNQALTLDVDIVKFVGTANSFEDNLRLERFRDAHKTKPLIAVNMTAKGSISRVLNNILTPVTSDLLPNAAAPGQLTVAQINKLYTSMGGIEPRELFVVGKPIGHSRSPILHNTGYEILGLPHTFDKFETDSAELVKEKLLDGNKNLGGAAVTIPLKLDIMKYMDELTDAAKVIGAVNTVIPLGNKKFRGDNTDWLGIRNALVSNGVPESVGNTAGLVIGAGGTSRAALYALHSLGCKNIYIINRTTSKLKPLIESLPSEFNITGIETAESIEEIKEHVGVAVSCVPADKPLDNELLSKLERFLVKGAHAAFVPTLLEAAYKPSVTPVMTISQDKYQWHVVPGAQMLVHQGVAQFEKWTGFKAPFKAIFDAVTRE; from the coding sequence ATGGTGGAATTAGCTAGAGTTCCAATTTTAGGGAATGATATTATCCACGTTGGGTATAATATTCATGACCATTTGGTTGAAACTATAATTAAACATTGTCCCTCTTCAACTTACGTGATCTGCAATGATACAAATTTGAGTAAAGTTCCATACTACCAACAATTAGTCCTGGAATTCAAAGCCGCTTTACCAGAAGGCTCTCGTTTACTTACTTACGTTGTCAAGCCAGGTGAAACAAGTAAGAGTAGGGAGACCAAGGCACAACTAGAAGACTACCTATTGGTAGAAGGATGCACTCGTGATACCGTAATGATAGCCATTGGTGGTGGTGTTATTGGTGACATGATTGGGTTCGTTGCTTCCACTTTTATGAGAGGTGTCCGCGTCGTCCAGATACCAACATCCTTATTAGCAATGGTCGATTCCTCAATCGGTGGTAAAACTGCCATTGACACTCCATTGGGTAAGAACTTTGTTGGTGCATTCTGGCAACCAAAATTTGTCCTTGTAGATATAAAATGGTTAGAAACATTGGCGAAGAGGGAATTCATCAATGGGATGGCAGAAGTCATCAAGACAGCTTGTATTTGGAATGCTGCCGAATTTACCAGGTTAGAATCAAACGCTTCAGTATTCTTGAATGTTGTTAATGGGgccaaaaatatcaaagttACCAATCAATTGACAAACGAAATCGATGAGATATCGAACACTGATATAGAAGCAATGTTAGATCACACTTACAAGTTGGTTCTTGAAAGTATCAAGGTTAAAGCAGAGGTGGTTTCTTCAGATGAACGTGAATCCAGTTTAAGAAACCTTCTGAATTTTGGCCATTCTATTGGTCATGCTTATGAAGCTATCTTAACCCCTCAAGCATTACACGGAGAATGTGTATCCATTGGTATGGTCAAAGAGGCAGAGCTATCCCGttattttgatattcttTCCCCTACTCAAGTCGCTCGTCTGTCCAAAATTTTGGTCGCGTACGGTTTACCTGTCTCGCCTGATGAGAAATGGTTCAAAGAGTTAACTTTACATAAGAAAACACCACTGGACAccttgttgaagaaaatgagtATCGATAAGAAGAACGAAGGctccaaaaagaaagtggTCATCTTGGAAAGTATCGGCAAATGTTTCGGTGATTCAGCTCAATTTGTAAGCGATGAAGACTTGAGATTCATTCTAACAGACGAAACTCTTGTGTACCCCTTTAAGGACATTCCTGccaatcaagaaaaagttGTCATTCCTCCCGGTTCTAAATCTATTTCAAACCGTGCCTTGATCCTTGCTGCCTTGGGTCAGGGCCCTtgcaaaatcaagaatCTATTACATTCTGATGACACGAAACATATGCTAACTGCTGTTCATGAATTGAAGGGTGCCACAATATCATGGGAAGATAATGGTGAAACAGTAGTTGTGGAAGGCCATGGTGGATCCACATTATCAGCATGTGCTGATCCGTTATATCTAGGTAATGCAGGTACCGCATCAAGGTTTTTGACTTCTTTAGCTGCCTTGGTCAACTCTACTCCAAATCAAAAGTATGTCGTTTTGACTGGTAATGCAAGAATGCAACAAAGACCTATCGCTCCTTTAGTTGATTCCTTACGTGCTAACGGTACTAAAATCGACTACCTGAATAGCGAAGGTTCTCTCCCAATCAAGGTGTACACTGATTCAGTTTTCCAAGGTGGCAGAATCGAATTGGCCGCTACAGTTTCCTCTCAATATGTGTCCTCTATTTTAATGTGCGCTCCATATGCTAAAGAGCCTGTCACTTTGGCTCTTGTCGGTGGTAAACCGATCTCTAAGTTGTATGTCGAAATGACGATCAAGATGATGGAAAAATTCGGTATCAATGTTGAAGCTTCCACAACCGAACCTTACACTTATTATATTCCTAAGGGCCATTATGTGAATCCGTCAGAATATGTGATTGAAAGTGACGCCTCTAGTGCTACTTATCCACTAGCCTTTGCTGCAATGACTGGCACCACCGTTACAGTTCCAAACATCGGTTTCGAATCATTACAGGGTGATGCCAGATTTGCAAGAGATGTCTTGAAACCAATGGGCTGTAAAGTTACTCAAACTgcaacatcaacaacagtTTCAGGTCCTCCAAAAGGTACTTTAAAGCCGCTGAAACATGTTGATATGGAGCCAATGACTGATGCCTTTTTAACTGCTTGCGTTGTCGCTGCTGTGTCGCACGATGACGATCCAAAGTCATCTAATACTACTACCATTGAAGGCATTGCAAATCAACGTGTCAAAGAATGTAATAGAATTTTGGCCATGGCCACTGAACTCGCTAAATTTGGTGTTAAGACTACTGAATTACCAGATGGTATACAGGTGCACGGTCTAAATTCCATAAATGACTTGAAAGTTCCTTCAGATTCTACTGGACCTGTCGGTGTATGCACATATGATGATCATCGTGTTGCCATGAGTTTTTCACTTCTTGCAGGTATGGTGAATTCTCAAAACAAGTGTGACGAAGCTGTTRAACCTGTTAGAATACTTGAAAGACACTGTACCGGTAAGACTTGGCCAGGCTGGTGGGATGTTCTGCATTCCGAATTGGGTGCTAAATTGGATGGTGCAGAGCCATTAGAGtactcttcaaaaaaaaattcgaaGAAAAGTGTTGTCATTATTGGTATGAGAGCAGCAGGCAAGACTACCATTAGCAAATGGTGTGCTGCAGCCTTGGGCTACAAGTTAGTCGATTTGGATGAGTTATTTGAACAGCAACATGGTAACCAAACCGTTAAGCAATTTGTTGTGGATAATGGTTGGGAAAAATTCcgtgaagaagaaacaaggatttttgaagaagttatcCAAAACTACGGTGACGACGGGTatgttttttcaactggCGGCGGCATTGTCGAAAGTCCGGAGTCTAGAAAAGCCTTGAATAACTTTGCTTCATCAGGTGGCTATGTTTTACACTTACATAGGGATATCGAGGAAACGATTATTTTCTTACAAAGCGACCCTTCAAGACCTGCTTACGTCGAAGAGATTCGTGAAGTTTGGAACAGAAGAGAAGTCTGGTATAAAGAGTGCTccaatttctctttttttgcccCACATTGCTCAGAAGAAGCCGAATTTCAAGCTTTAAGAAGATCTTTTGGCAAATACATTGCCACGATTACAGGGACAAGAGAAGTAAAGATTCCATGTAAAAGATCCGCTTTCGTGTGCTTGAcctttgaagatttgacTGAACAAGCCGAGAAACTGACCCCGATCTGCTACGGTTGTGAGGCTGTGGAGGTCAGGGTAGATCATTTGGCTAATTATTctgttgattttgttagTAAGCAATTGTCTATATTGCGTAAAGCTACTGAAAGTATTCCTATTATCTTTACAGTACGTACTAAAAAGCAAGGTGGCAACTTTCcagatgaagaatttaaGAGTTTGAGGGAATTATATGACATTGCTTTGAAGAACGGTGTTGAATTCATTGACCTAGAGCTAACTTTACCCACTGCTATTCAATATGAAGTCATCAATAAAAGAGGCAATACCAAGATTATTGGGTCTCATCATGACTTCCAAGGATTATATTCATGGGACGATGCTGAGTGGGAAAACAGATTCAATCAAGCCTTGACTCTTGACGTGGATATTGTAAAATTTGTTGGTACTGCTAATAGTTTTGAAGACAACTTAAGATTAGAAAGGTTCAGGGATGCGCACAAGACTAAACCCTTGATTGCAGTAAATATGACTGCCAAAGGCAGTATCTCTCGcgttttgaataatattttGACGCCTGTGACATCTGATTTACTACCTAACGCTGCTGCTCCTGGTCAATTGACAGTAGCACAAATCAACAAGCTCTACACGTCTATGGGTGGTATTGAACCTAGAGAACtatttgttgttggaaAACCAATTGGGCATTCTAGATCGCCAATTTTGCATAACACTGGTTATGAAATTTTGGGCTTGCCCCACACTTTTGATAAATTCGAGACTGACTCAGCAGAATTAGTtaaggaaaaacttttggacggaaacaaaaatctaGGTGGGGCCGCAGTTACCATTCCTTTGAAACTAGATATTATGAAATACATGGATGAATTGACTGACGCCGCTAAAGTCATTGGTGCCGTAAATACCGTTATACCGTTAGGCAACAAGAAGTTTAGAGGTGACAACACTGACTGGCTAGGTATTCGCAATGCCTTGGTCAGCAATGGTGTTCCCGAATCCGTTGGAAATACAGCTGGTTTAGTTATTGGTGCAGGTGGAACTTCCAGAGCTGCTCTTTACGCTTTACACAGTTTGGGATGTAAAAATATCTACATTATTAACAGAACAACCTCAAAACTAAAACCATTAATAGAATCCCTACCATCTGAGTTCAACATCACTGGCATAGAAACCGCGGAAtctattgaagaaatcaaggAACACGTTGGCGTTGCTGTCAGTTGTGTACCCGCAGATAAACCATTGGATAATGAACTGTTGAGCAAATTGGAGAGATTCCTTGTAAAGGGTGCTCACGCTGCATTCGTGCCAACCTTGTTAGAAGCTGCTTACAAGCCAAGCGTCACTCCTGTCATGACAATATCGCAGGACAAATACCAATGGCACGTTGTCCCTGGTGCACAAATGCTAGTTCACCAAGGTGTTGCgcagtttgaaaaatggacaGGATTTAAGGCTCCATTCAAAGCCATTTTCGATGCCGTTACGAGAGAGTAA
- the MTC5 gene encoding Mtc5p, producing MSSINEGPYNSPTFGKSLSLKVDGGFNAVSINPSGRDVVLASRQGLYIIDLDDPFTPPRWLHHITPWQVADVQWSPHPAKPYWIVSTSNQKAIIWNLAKSSSNAIEFVLHGHSRAITDINFNPQHPDVLATCSVDTYVHAWDMRSPHRPFYSTSSWRSAASQVKWNYKDPNVLASSHGNDIFVWDLRKGSTPLCSLKGHVSSVNSIDFNRFKSTELMSSSNDGTVKFWDYSKSTTESKRTVTTNFPIWRGRYLPFGEGYCIMPMVGGNNAVYLVNLCDDDDNEENKKTKLQPIYAFKGHNDRVIDFLWRSRHTYNGDYDDREFQLVTWSKDCDLKLWPMSDNIYGKVNFDRTKRLEEKLPDYDYCSYNKESDNRENVQKNEFKRIRENFITTSGLKKNKANHITWLSGIRMNNANSQEDLFNETKIQNLGEEVSAIGHKFPKVVFEKISVSTRELCLTLNGPWSEENPDEYVFLRISIDFSPNYPSKGNPPKFIIEENANLTSSKRQEILSNLATIGQKYTDSNYYCLEPCIRFVLGEKVSLDDIGDGQEPLLNFDIADHIDFEDLSSLDSSYSDSQNLENLSSQSDTESYKEALVFPDASNPGLNFGRNLALDTTPVPNGCGSCWTATGQLLCFFANDKKPEKKQNTIAKLSQKDTVLERHPFKVEPQIFYDKEADGNETTAIDVKARPKRYVDXLGLGGSNNGDSRTYSEDESSSDDSFDSVADDWDDILRNDIIVRTKIPILRGNFRAFSSVHSESGKTVESTKKNKNVIVSKDFSSLLSDRKELALEYLFMDVTPEEFARNNALVAEKYELDEISHCWQILSDMLIDQNDCDPYNTIWNNHPMGIKWFIKEAIIYFERQQNLQMLAMLCCVILSARKRVNSTYNADGYYGQDLDNTEGMIVFNDNESQNTSFWKGSDTFSTRSRSSTVTPNSYASHLRGKNVYAGDNASIRSDDYHARLKSHNTLSGSNRFSEPAQKQNTRATPSGAFRNKMPDIKVELLHDDIIDAYEQEDFLHLEPSDIPKFQTYIYQYSKLLFRWELPLERVKILKVSTDFKSSYSTPGSVSTNNENSPYNRILTHWIENEKLGEEKFIARNCNYCNLRVTRSSFICGNCQHVLHSACARTWWEIGDECPSGCGCNCPDMFDA from the coding sequence ATGAGCAGTATTAATGAAGGTCCCTATAACTCGCCAACGTTTGGaaaatcattatcattaaaAGTAGATGGAGGATTCAACGCCGTGTCTATCAATCCCTCTGGTAGGGATGTTGTTCTGGCCAGCCGGCAAGGTCTTTATATTATCGATTTGGACGATCCGTTTACACCTCCAAGGTGGTTACACCACATTACACCATGGCAAGTTGCCGACGTGCAATGGTCACCGCATCCTGCGAAACCATATTGGATTGTTTCAACATCAAACCAAAAAGCAATCATATGGAATTTAGCAAAATCCTCGTCGAACGCAATTGAGTTTGTGCTGCATGGCCACTCCAGGGCAATCACGGATATAAATTTCAATCCACAGCATCCTGATGTTTTGGCTACCTGTTCGGTTGACACGTATGTCCATGCTTGGGATATGAGAAGTCCTCATAGGCCTTTTTATTCGACAAGTTCGTGGAGGTCTGCTGCTTCCCAAGTTAAATGGAACTATAAAGATCCTAATGTCCTCGCATCATCACATGGAAACGATATATTCGTATGGGATTTAAGAAAAGGCTCCACTCCACTATGCTCTTTAAAGGGTCATGTAAGTTCAGTGAATAGTATAGATTTCAACAGGTTCAAGTCCACAGAATTAATGTCAAGTTCGAATGACGGAACAGTAAAATTCTGGGACTATTCAAAAAGTACAACAGAATCTAAGAGAACAGTAACAACtaattttccaatttggAGAGGACGCTACCTACCATTTGGAGAAGGTTATTGTATCATGCCAATGGTTGGAGGCAATAATGCAGTGTATTTGGTAAACCTATGcgacgacgatgacaatgaagaaaacaagaaaacaaaacttcAGCCCATATACGCATTCAAGGGCCACAATGATCGGGTGATTGACTTTCTTTGGAGGTCAAGGCACACGTACAATGGAGATTATGATGACCGTGAATTTCAACTGGTTACGTGGTCTAAGGATTGCGATTTGAAACTATGGCCAATGTCTGACAATATTTATGGGAAGGTTAATTTTGATAGAACAAAAAGACTCGAAGAAAAACTACCAGACTACGATTACTGTTCGTACAATAAGGAATCTGATAATAGAGAAaatgttcaaaaaaatgaattcaaGCGAATACGAGAAAATTTCATAACGACTTCtggtttgaagaaaaataaggCCAACCATATTACTTGGCTCTCAGGGATCAGAATGAATAACGCCAATTCCCAAGAGGATTTATTCAATGAGActaaaattcaaaatctaGGGGAGGAAGTAAGTGCAATTGGTCACAAATTCCCAAAAGtggtatttgaaaagatttcaGTCTCCACACGAGAATTATGTCTGACCCTCAATGGCCCTTGGTCAGAGGAAAATCCTGATGAATATGTTTTCTTGCGTATAAGCATCGACTTTTCTCCTAACTATCCAAGCAAAGGAAACCCCCCAAAGTTTATAATAGAGGAAAATGCAAACCTGACTTCGAGCAAGAGGCAAGAAATACTATCCAATCTGGCTACTATTGGTCAAAAATATACCGattcaaattattattGCTTGGAACCGTGCATACGTTTTGTTTTAGGCGAGAAGGTTAGCTTGGATGATATCGGAGACGGCCAGGAACCCTTACtaaattttgatattgcTGATCATATAGATTTCGAAGACTTATCCTCCTTAGATAGTTCATATTCTGATTCACAAAATTTGGAGAACCTTTCTTCTCAATCTGACACAGAATCTTACAAGGAAGCATTGGTATTCCCTGACGCATCGAATCCGGGTTTaaattttggaagaaaCCTAGCTTTAGATACAACACCGGTTCCAAATGGATGCGGTTCTTGTTGGACTGCAACAGGGCAACTTTTATGCTTTTTCGCAAACGACAAAAAACCtgagaaaaagcaaaacacAATAGCCAAATTGTCCCAAAAAGACACAGTATTGGAAAGGCATCCATTTAAAGTAGAAcctcaaattttttatgatAAAGAAGCCGATGGTAATGAAACCACTGCTATTGATGTTAAGGCTCGTCCCAAGCGTTATGTTGACRCATTGGGTCTAGGAGGCAGCAATAATGGCGATTCGAGAACATATTCAGAAGATGAATCATCTTCTGATGATTCGTTTGACAGTGTTGCCGATGATTGGGATGATATATTAAGAAACGATATAATAGTAAGAACTAAAATTCCAATTCTAAGAGGTAACTTCAGAGCTTTCAGTTCAGTGCATTCTGAATCTGGGAAAACAGTAGAATCTActaagaaaaataagaacGTGATAGTTTCTAAAGACTTTAGTAGTTTACTAAGTGACCGCAAGGAACTAGCATTAGAATACCTATTCATGGATGTTACGCCAGAAGAATTCGCTAGAAATAACGCCTTAGTGGCAGAAAAGTATGAGCTTGACGAAATTAGCCATTGCTGGCAAATTTTATCTGATATGCTGATAGATCAAAATGATTGCGACCCCTATAATACAATCTGGAATAACCATCCTATGGGGATAAAATGGTTTATAAAAGAAGCAAtcatttattttgaaagacaaCAAAACTTACAAATGCTAGCTATGTTATGCTGTGTGATCTTGAGCGCTAGAAAGAGAGTGAACTCAACATATAATGCCGACGGATATTATGGGCAAGACTTAGATAACACGGAAGGTATGATTGTGTTTAATGACAATGAAAGCCAAAACACATCGTTCTGGAAGGGATCAGACACTTTTTCAACCAGATCTAGAAGTAGCACTGTAACACCAAATTCTTATGCTTCTCATTTGAGAGGAAAAAACGTCTACGCAGGTGACAATGCTTCCATAAGGTCCGATGATTACCATGCTCGGCTAAAATCGCATAATACATTAAGTGGTAGCAACAGATTTTCCGAGCCAGCtcagaaacaaaatactCGTGCAACCCCGTCCGGCGCCTTTCGCAATAAAATGCCTGATATTAAGGTCGAGCTCTTACATGACGATATCATAGACGCTTATGAACAGGAGGATTTCTTGCACTTGGAGCCATCAGACAtaccaaaatttcaaacttATATTTACCAGTATTCAAAACTTCTTTTTAGATGGGAACTACCCTTAGAAAGGGTTAAAATATTAAAAGTGAGCACAGACTTTAAAAGTTCTTATAGTACTCCTGGAAGTGTCTCTAccaataatgaaaacagtCCTTATAATAGAATACTTACTCATTGGATCGAAAACGAGAAGCTTGGAGAGGAAAAGTTTATCGCTCGAAATTGTAACTATTGTAATTTGAGAGTGACAAGGAGTAGTTTTATATGTGGCAATTGTCAACATGTTTTACATTCCGCGTGTGCGAGAACATGGTGGGAGATCGGCGACGAATGTCCATCTGGATGTGGATGTAATTGTCCAGATATGTTTGATGCCTAA
- the SAC6 gene encoding fimbrin: MIWQIIRRGLLSKIDIKLHPELYRLLEDDETLEQFLRLPPEQILLRWFNYHLKQAKWNRTVSNFSKDVSDGENYTILLNQLDPTLCSKAPLQTTDPLERAEQILQNAEKLECRKYLTPSSLVAGNPKLNLAFVAHLFNTHPGLDPIQEEEKPEIEEFDAEGEREARVFTLWLNSLDVDPPVISLFDDLKDGLVLLQAYEKVMPGAVDFKHVNKRPASGTEISRFKALENTNYAVDLGRSKGFSLVGIEGSDIVDGNKLLTLGLVWQLMRRNISITMKTLSSSGRDMSDSQILKWAQDQVTKGGKNSTIRSFKDHGLSNAHFLLDVLNGIAPGYVDYDLVTPGNTEEERYANARLAISIARKLGALIWLVPEDINEVRARLIITFVASLMTLNK, translated from the coding sequence ATGATCTGGCAAATTATTAGAAGAGGTCTGTTAAGTAAGATCGATATCAAACTACATCCTGAATTATACCGTCTACTGGAAGATGACGAAACTTTGGAACAATTCTTAAGATTGCCTCCAGAGCAAATCTTATTGCGTTGGTTCAACTACCATTTAAAGCAGGCTAAGTGGAATAGAACGGTTTCTAACTTCTCTAAAGACGTTTCTGATGGTGAAAACTATACCATCTTACTGAATCAGTTGGATCCTACGTTGTGTTCTAAGGCGCCTTTGCAAACTACCGACCCACTGGAAAGAGCAGAGCagattttacaaaacgctgaaaaattagaaTGTAGAAAGTATTTGACCCCAAGTTCTTTGGTCGCAGGGAACCCTAAGTTAAATCTGGCCTTTGTAGCTCACCTGTTTAACACTCATCCTGGATTAGATCCTattcaagaagaggaaaaaccTGAAATTGAGGAATTTGATGCTGAAGGTGAAAGAGAAGCAAGAGTTTTCACTTTATGGTTGAACTCGTTAGATGTCGATCCCCCAGTTATTTCCttatttgatgatttgaagGATGGTTTGGTGTTATTGCAAGCTTATGAAAAAGTCATGCCCGGTGCAGTTGACTTCAAACATGTCAATAAAAGACCCGCCTCGGGCACTGAAATATCCAGATTTAAAGCCCTAGAAAACACCAACTACGCTGTCGACTTAGGCAGATCGAAGGGATTTTCCTTAGTTGGTATTGAAGGCTCTGATATTGTAGACGGTAATAAGTTGTTGACGCTAGGTCTAGTGTGGCAATTAATGCGCAGAAACATTTCCATCACTATGAAGACATTATCTTCGAGTGGTAGAGATATGAGTGATTctcaaattttgaaatgggCTCAGGACCAAGTCACGAAAGGTGGCAAAAACTCTACAATTAGATCATTTAAAGATCACGGTTTATCAAACGCACATTTCCTATTGGATGTTTTGAACGGAATTGCACCAGGCTATGTTGATTATGATCTAGTCACCCCTGGTAacactgaagaagaaagataCGCCAATGCAAGATTGGCTATCTCTATCGCCAGAAAGCTGGGTGCTTTGATTTGGTTGGTGCCTGAAGATATCAACGAAGTTCGTGCAAGATTGATTATTACTTTTGTAGCTTCGTTAATGACCTTGAACAAATAA
- the FIN1 gene encoding Fin1p, which yields MFAVNTFLRQNVNKKHQEQLSKINQIKETPFNSYRRLLRSHFSPIILTMSSKKSRRSLRDIGNTIGRNNLPTDKDNVFVRLSMSPSKTTGPREFLKPPMRLSPKKTDGTKHSTQLTPNRIQSPECLKGYTPKVTQSLDRPQFKNTSNDLKIRSSNHITNIIFPTSPTKLTFSNENKIGGDGSLTRIRARFKNGLMSPERIQQQHQQQQQNLPLQIKNGTDIDHSDEFEANPFEDELSAGKLKGKNLLSELRKEDEGVGNGIESLTKTNTKLNSMLAKEGKVQKANLQKSVKFNLPDNITSGETTELRDIKDLLSQILRRQREIESRLTNIELQLTEIPRQK from the coding sequence ATGTTTGCAGTAAATACCTTTTTACGTCAAAacgtaaacaaaaaacatcaagaacaaTTGAGTAAGATCAaccaaattaaagaaaCACCTTTCAACTCTTACCGTAGACTGTTAAGATCCCACTTCAGCCCAATAATCTTAACGATGAGTAGTAAGAAAAGCCGTAGGAGTCTACGCGACATAGGAAACACAATTGGACGAAATAATTTGCCGACTGACAAGGATAATGTGTTTGTGAGATTGAGCATGTCTCCGTCAAAAACAACGGGCCCAAGGGAGTTTTTAAAACCACCTATGAGACTATCGCCTAAAAAGACGGATGGCACGAAACATAGCACACAGCTCACACCTAACAGGATACAGTCGCCGGAATGCTTAAAGGGCTATACTCCCAAAGTAACTCAAAGTCTGGATCGACCtcaattcaaaaacacGAGTAACGACCTGAAGATTCGAAGCTCCAACCACATAACGAATATAATATTTCCTACATCGCCGACTAAGTTGACATTTAGTAATGAGAATAAGATTGGAGGCGATGGCTCCTTAACAAGAATTCGGGCTCGGTTTAAGAACGGTCTTATGTCACCTGAAAGAATACAGCAACAGcaccaacagcaacagcaaaatCTCCCTTtacaaatcaaaaatggcaCTGACATTGACCATAGTGATGAGTTTGAAGCGAATCCGTTTGAGGATGAGCTCTCTGCTGGTAAAttaaaaggaaaaaacttACTGAGCGAACTAaggaaagaagatgaaggtGTGGGAAATGGCATAGAATCTCTCACTAAGACAAACACGAAACTGAATTCCATGCTTGCAAAGGAAGGGAAGGTGCAGAAAGCTAACCTCCAGAAGAGCGTAAAATTTAATTTACCTGACAACATAACCAGCGGAGAAACTACAGAGTTGAGGGACATAAAAGACCTGCTGTCACAAATTTTAAGGAGGCAACGAGAAATAGAATCGCGATTAACAAACATCGAACTTCAGCTCACGGAAATACCGAGACAAAAATAA